In Gammaproteobacteria bacterium, one genomic interval encodes:
- a CDS encoding hypothetical protein (Evidence 5 : Unknown function), translating into MIEGNEAINDARAAALAVCSAILFWINVAVTFNSRRFALSIMASLEEKPEYADKSEVVIATENNNSCDFHLTFIVFSQGFEKMITSNKCSDNYHQYTAAAYLHARIKGQRLLQ; encoded by the coding sequence TTGATTGAAGGTAATGAGGCAATCAACGATGCACGGGCTGCTGCTTTAGCGGTCTGCTCGGCAATACTGTTCTGGATCAATGTCGCGGTCACATTCAATTCACGCCGCTTCGCACTTTCAATCATGGCATCACTCGAAGAAAAACCTGAGTATGCCGATAAAAGTGAGGTGGTTATTGCTACCGAAAACAACAACAGTTGTGACTTCCACTTAACATTCATAGTTTTCTCGCAGGGATTTGAAAAGATGATTACGTCTAATAAATGTTCCGATAATTACCACCAATACACTGCCGCTGCTTACCTTCACGCTAGGATAAAGGGCCAACGGCTACTACAATGA
- a CDS encoding HAMP domain-containing protein — protein MNVKWKSQLLLFSVAITTSLLSAYSGFSSSDAMIESAKRRELNVTATLIQNSIAEQTAKAAARASLIASLPSIKQAFRAQNRDDLVARLVPAMLLQRDQFGVREGQFILPPATSFLRIYDPKAGHDEDLSSFRQMVLAANRHEEPQRGIEIGRRGLSIRAIYPVKDDEGLIGCFEIGLSFSTVLKDTKRIAGFEAGVFINDEMMSSIATLIPRPDGERIIGGYQAAEVTDWAIIKPLVSPSMFAKARDVSFDLRIINGKSYGVVLVPVLDYKGENIGTVVAARNFDEFDTQKKWALTSAVAMAGLQMLLLIGILLIVVNAMLLKPFGAIANACSQIAAGKPAPDLPNLANRKDEVGGMAKSLQTLGPKSDAKERGNA, from the coding sequence ATGAATGTTAAGTGGAAGTCACAACTGTTGTTGTTTTCGGTAGCAATAACCACCTCACTTTTATCGGCATACTCAGGTTTTTCTTCGAGTGATGCCATGATTGAAAGTGCGAAGCGGCGTGAATTGAATGTGACCGCGACATTGATCCAGAACAGTATTGCCGAGCAGACCGCTAAAGCAGCAGCCCGTGCATCGTTGATTGCCTCATTACCTTCAATCAAACAGGCATTTCGTGCGCAGAATCGTGACGACCTCGTTGCGCGTTTGGTGCCTGCGATGCTGCTTCAGCGTGACCAATTTGGGGTGCGTGAAGGGCAATTTATTCTGCCACCCGCGACCTCATTTCTGCGCATCTACGACCCCAAGGCAGGTCACGACGAAGATTTGAGTAGCTTCCGCCAGATGGTATTAGCCGCTAATCGTCATGAAGAGCCGCAGCGTGGTATCGAGATCGGGCGTCGTGGTCTCAGCATTCGTGCCATCTACCCGGTCAAGGATGATGAAGGATTGATTGGCTGTTTTGAAATAGGTTTGAGTTTTTCAACAGTGCTCAAGGACACGAAGAGGATCGCCGGTTTTGAAGCCGGTGTATTTATCAATGATGAAATGATGTCCAGTATTGCCACGTTGATTCCGCGTCCGGATGGTGAACGTATTATCGGTGGCTATCAGGCCGCTGAGGTTACTGATTGGGCGATAATCAAACCGCTGGTATCCCCTTCGATGTTTGCCAAGGCCCGCGATGTCTCTTTTGATCTGCGCATCATAAATGGTAAGAGTTATGGCGTTGTGTTAGTGCCGGTACTTGACTACAAGGGAGAGAATATTGGTACGGTGGTCGCTGCTCGCAATTTTGACGAATTCGATACGCAGAAGAAGTGGGCCTTGACCAGTGCGGTTGCGATGGCTGGTCTGCAAATGTTGTTATTGATAGGCATTTTGCTGATTGTGGTCAACGCAATGTTGCTTAAGCCGTTTGGCGCTATTGCCAACGCTTGCAGCCAGATTGCGGCGGGTAAACCGGCGCCCGATCTGCCCAACCTGGCAAACCGCAAAGACGAGGTGGGTGGTATGGCGAAGTCTTTGCAAACGCTTGGTCCCAAGAGTGATGCCAAGGAGCGAGGCAATGCGTAG
- a CDS encoding Neur_chan_LBD domain-containing protein, with the protein MRSLWNVAVRRVLGVCVLCVVDVISVGAASVTTQVVTPLTVNSRPSSLIQASASLDRLQSRAKHGHGETSDATAQAPADIATNAVSVSPEPPINKPVTAVTASPAVVKDNVAPPVISPPPEVSVNKPAVAVTAQSSVAKDSAPKSAAPDAEPPGMKKFVPFPPNVTMPIRVGVSLFVSNISKINEATNTFEGQIDLLYHWYDPRLAFDIREVGTNRLEFGYEAAVAKLPTIWNPRVTITNMIEKESQVFPGLFIHADGKVEFIQRIKATFETKFALAAFPFDTQSLLVVMLSSKYNASEIDLVQDPGDINTSGLDQDIKVKGWKPQGISFKTSRVRAWNGESLRQMESRVAMQRAPSAILASIFTPFLLLLIVPTIITFFAKSDIAPRLTAWSGSILALVALNFTFSIRYPWLGSDSLVSQVVTSGHVYQLISVLLTVTLLNPPIAERMGDKFIVAELVGYLRWVIPFGFLALLAIESLLTAYSW; encoded by the coding sequence ATGCGTAGCCTATGGAACGTTGCAGTGCGTCGTGTTCTAGGCGTCTGCGTACTGTGCGTTGTTGATGTGATCAGTGTAGGAGCCGCATCGGTAACTACGCAGGTGGTGACACCGTTGACGGTTAATAGTCGTCCGTCCTCATTGATTCAAGCCAGTGCATCTCTGGACCGGTTGCAATCTCGGGCCAAACATGGGCACGGGGAGACATCCGACGCTACCGCGCAGGCTCCTGCGGATATAGCGACTAATGCGGTATCTGTGTCACCCGAACCGCCGATCAATAAACCGGTCACGGCGGTTACGGCCTCGCCTGCAGTGGTCAAAGACAATGTGGCTCCACCCGTGATTTCACCACCGCCTGAGGTATCGGTCAATAAACCGGCCGTGGCGGTTACGGCACAATCTTCAGTAGCCAAAGACAGTGCCCCAAAAAGTGCGGCACCGGACGCTGAACCACCAGGTATGAAGAAGTTTGTACCCTTTCCCCCCAATGTGACTATGCCCATACGGGTGGGCGTGTCGTTGTTCGTTAGTAACATTAGCAAGATTAACGAAGCTACCAATACTTTTGAGGGGCAGATCGATTTGTTGTATCACTGGTACGACCCTCGCTTAGCCTTTGACATTAGGGAGGTGGGTACCAATCGCTTGGAGTTTGGTTACGAAGCAGCGGTGGCAAAGTTGCCAACGATTTGGAATCCGCGTGTGACGATTACCAATATGATTGAGAAGGAATCTCAGGTGTTTCCGGGGTTGTTCATCCACGCAGATGGGAAGGTGGAATTCATCCAACGCATTAAGGCTACCTTCGAGACGAAATTTGCGCTGGCCGCTTTTCCTTTCGACACCCAATCACTGTTGGTGGTTATGTTGTCGTCGAAGTATAACGCCAGTGAGATTGATCTCGTCCAGGATCCGGGTGATATCAATACCTCTGGCCTGGACCAGGACATAAAGGTCAAGGGATGGAAGCCTCAGGGGATCAGTTTTAAGACCTCGCGGGTCCGGGCATGGAATGGTGAATCTCTCCGCCAGATGGAATCACGGGTGGCGATGCAGCGTGCGCCAAGTGCAATCTTGGCCTCGATCTTCACGCCCTTTTTGCTGTTGCTAATCGTGCCAACCATTATTACCTTCTTTGCAAAGTCAGACATTGCCCCGCGTTTGACGGCTTGGAGCGGTTCGATCTTGGCATTAGTTGCGCTCAATTTCACATTTTCGATACGCTACCCCTGGCTTGGTAGCGATAGTTTAGTGTCGCAAGTGGTTACTTCGGGCCATGTCTATCAGCTTATCTCCGTGCTCTTGACGGTAACTTTGCTCAACCCACCAATTGCGGA